One window of the Shewanella maritima genome contains the following:
- a CDS encoding YbaY family lipoprotein yields the protein MKLFKPILLLALVLGLTACVTVKPEEPVVVNGFAGYLEDVTLPQGSTINIAVIDFDTPGAIIAQKNFDIVRAPVPFKFIFKKEMIDSSVNYGVVAMISYNGRVLFQTYDKFEVINNGKLTTEVLMKPVK from the coding sequence ATGAAGTTATTTAAGCCGATTTTACTATTAGCGTTAGTATTAGGGTTAACTGCTTGCGTCACGGTGAAGCCGGAAGAGCCTGTGGTGGTGAATGGTTTTGCTGGGTATTTGGAAGATGTCACCTTGCCACAGGGGAGCACCATTAATATAGCGGTAATCGACTTCGACACTCCGGGCGCGATTATTGCGCAAAAGAATTTTGATATTGTGCGGGCGCCAGTGCCGTTTAAGTTTATCTTTAAGAAAGAGATGATTGACTCAAGCGTCAATTATGGCGTGGTGGCGATGATCAGTTATAACGGCCGCGTACTGTTTCAAACCTACGACAAATTTGAAGTCATCAACAACGGTAAGCTCACCACTGAAGTATTGATGAAACCTGTAAAGTAA
- the gltX gene encoding glutamate--tRNA ligase — protein MTTKTRFAPSPTGFLHVGGARTALYSWLYAKANQGEFVLRVEDTDIERSTPEAVAAILEGMEWLGLNWDEGPYYQTKRFDRYNEIIAQMLEEGTAYKCYCSRERIEAMREEQAANGEAQKYDGHCRDLEPRDTDEPYVIRFKNPTEGSVVFDDHVRGRIEFANDTLDDLIIARSDGTPTYNFCVVVDDWDMGITCVVRGEDHINNTPRQINILKALGAPVPEYAHVSMILGDDGAKLSKRHGAVGVMQYRDDGYLPEALLNYLVRLGWSHGDQEVFSVEEMTNLFKLEDINKAASAFNTEKLNWLNQHYIKESDPAHVAKYLEWHMQDQNIDTANGPALTEIVTALSERAKTLKELAASSRYFYEDFAEFDATAAKKHLRGVALEPLQVMQKKLAELPEWTVEAIHQAIQDTAAELEVGMGKVGMPLRVAVTGAGMSPAVDLTIFLVGKARSEQRISKAIEFVADRINS, from the coding sequence ATGACAACCAAGACGCGTTTCGCTCCTAGCCCAACCGGCTTTTTACACGTAGGTGGTGCACGTACTGCACTTTATTCATGGCTATATGCAAAAGCAAACCAAGGTGAGTTTGTTTTACGTGTAGAAGATACCGACATTGAGCGTTCAACTCCTGAAGCTGTTGCTGCAATTCTTGAGGGGATGGAGTGGTTAGGCCTTAATTGGGATGAAGGTCCATACTACCAAACTAAACGTTTTGATCGTTACAACGAGATCATCGCGCAAATGCTAGAAGAGGGCACGGCATATAAGTGTTACTGTTCTCGAGAGCGTATTGAAGCTATGCGTGAAGAGCAAGCTGCTAATGGTGAAGCGCAAAAGTATGACGGTCACTGTCGCGATCTCGAACCTCGCGATACTGACGAGCCTTATGTTATCCGTTTTAAAAACCCAACCGAAGGTAGCGTAGTATTTGATGACCATGTACGTGGTCGTATTGAATTTGCTAACGACACCTTAGATGACTTAATCATTGCTCGTAGTGACGGTACGCCTACTTATAACTTCTGTGTTGTTGTTGATGATTGGGATATGGGCATTACTTGTGTTGTTCGTGGTGAAGACCACATCAACAACACCCCGCGCCAAATTAACATTCTTAAAGCACTAGGTGCGCCAGTACCTGAGTATGCCCATGTATCTATGATTTTAGGTGACGATGGTGCCAAGCTTTCTAAGCGTCATGGCGCTGTTGGTGTAATGCAATACCGTGATGACGGTTATCTGCCAGAAGCGCTACTAAACTATTTAGTACGTTTAGGTTGGTCGCATGGCGATCAGGAAGTCTTCTCTGTTGAAGAAATGACTAACTTATTTAAGCTTGAAGATATTAATAAGGCAGCATCAGCTTTTAATACTGAAAAGTTAAACTGGTTAAATCAGCACTATATTAAAGAGTCTGACCCAGCTCATGTTGCTAAGTACCTAGAATGGCACATGCAAGATCAAAACATCGATACAGCAAATGGTCCTGCATTAACTGAGATTGTGACCGCACTTTCAGAGCGTGCGAAAACACTAAAAGAGTTAGCCGCTTCTAGCCGTTACTTCTATGAAGACTTTGCTGAGTTCGATGCAACTGCCGCTAAGAAGCATTTACGTGGTGTCGCACTTGAGCCGCTACAAGTGATGCAGAAGAAATTAGCTGAGTTACCAGAGTGGACTGTTGAAGCTATTCATCAGGCGATTCAAGATACTGCTGCTGAATTAGAAGTGGGTATGGGTAAAGTGGGTATGCCGCTACGTGTCGCTGTAACAGGCGCAGGTATGTCTCCAGCGGTAGATTTGACCATATTCTTGGTTGGAAAGGCCCGTTCTGAACAAAGAATCTCCAAAGCGATTGAATTTGTAGCAGACAGAATAAATTCTTAA
- a CDS encoding MFS transporter, protein MAGATTPSQSINPKRLTWALCLASVVIYINLYTLQGMLPLIAEHFDVTGANATLILSVTSFSLAFSLLMYAVLSDRVGRLLPMVVSLWALVLSNLLLICANEFETLMLVRLVQGVLLAAVPAIAMAYFKEQLPAEFMLKAAAVYIMANSFGGISGRIFGGLMAQHLDWQQSMILMFTVTLIGVAVVTYLLPRCEVKPEKQQLPIIEKMRYDLKGFVLHLSDSQMRLVYLIGGLAFMMMVNQFSFIQLHLMESPYSLSRFAATLIFLCYLSGSVSSYSSARLIMKYGTTKLFKLALALMLIGSLITLHDTLLWIVVGFLVTASGFFLAHSCCNSFVAVRATAHRAKATSLYLCSYYLGAALGGPYLMVFWQQNKWDGVVLGSMVLIALMLVAIARITYLERLVKAQSS, encoded by the coding sequence TTGGCTGGCGCAACCACACCTTCGCAATCAATTAATCCTAAACGTCTCACTTGGGCACTCTGTTTAGCCTCTGTCGTTATTTATATCAACCTTTATACCTTGCAAGGCATGTTGCCTTTGATCGCCGAGCATTTTGATGTAACAGGCGCCAATGCCACACTTATTCTTTCGGTGACCAGCTTTAGTTTGGCATTTTCTCTGCTGATGTATGCGGTGTTATCTGACAGAGTAGGGCGGCTATTACCTATGGTTGTTAGCTTGTGGGCTTTGGTGCTGTCAAACTTGTTATTGATCTGCGCCAATGAGTTTGAAACCTTGATGCTAGTGCGACTGGTTCAAGGTGTGCTTTTAGCGGCCGTGCCTGCGATCGCGATGGCTTATTTTAAAGAGCAATTGCCAGCTGAGTTTATGCTAAAAGCCGCTGCAGTTTACATTATGGCTAATAGCTTTGGCGGTATTTCTGGGCGGATTTTTGGTGGCTTGATGGCGCAGCACCTAGATTGGCAGCAGTCAATGATACTGATGTTCACTGTTACCTTGATTGGCGTGGCTGTCGTGACGTATCTATTGCCGCGATGTGAGGTTAAACCAGAAAAGCAGCAATTGCCCATTATTGAAAAAATGCGCTACGACTTAAAAGGCTTTGTATTGCATTTGTCTGACTCACAAATGCGCTTGGTGTACCTGATTGGTGGCCTCGCATTTATGATGATGGTTAATCAATTTAGCTTTATTCAGCTGCATTTGATGGAGTCGCCATATTCCCTTAGCCGTTTCGCCGCAACCTTGATTTTTCTGTGCTATTTAAGTGGTTCAGTTTCGTCTTATTCGTCGGCGCGACTGATCATGAAGTACGGTACTACCAAGCTGTTTAAGCTTGCATTAGCCTTGATGCTCATCGGTAGTTTAATTACGCTGCATGACACCTTGCTGTGGATTGTGGTTGGCTTTTTAGTGACCGCCAGTGGTTTCTTTTTAGCTCACAGTTGTTGCAATAGCTTTGTTGCTGTAAGGGCAACGGCTCATCGAGCTAAAGCGACATCATTATATTTATGTAGCTATTACTTAGGTGCGGCGCTCGGCGGTCCATATTTAATGGTTTTTTGGCAACAAAATAAATGGGATGGGGTAGTGCTAGGTTCAATGGTGCTGATAGCTTTGATGCTGGTGGCCATTGCGCGAATAACTTATTTAGAGCGTCTAGTTAAAGCTCAGTCTAGCTAA